The following coding sequences are from one Lolium rigidum isolate FL_2022 chromosome 6, APGP_CSIRO_Lrig_0.1, whole genome shotgun sequence window:
- the LOC124666231 gene encoding probable protein phosphatase 2C 2, which translates to MVAGPEVMNQVVPMLESSFHRCPVKGVEEVVVVGAAVSPPPTTVASPKAESLLDLEVPDLELKTSPQTLNFVPNIRSGSFADIGPRRYMEDEHIRIDDLSGHLGSLLVCPAPNAFYGVFDGHGGSDAAAYMKRHAMRLFFEDSEFPNAIEEDDFFSESVENAIRKGFLSADLALADDSVISRSSGTTALTALIFGRQLLVANAGDCRAVLCRKGIAVEMSCDHRPTYDAERQRVTDCGGYIEDGYLNGVLSVTRALGDWDMKMPQGSPSPLIAEPEFRQTILSEDDEFLIIGCDGIWDVMTSQQAVTLVRKGLRRHDDPDRCARELAMEAKRLQTFDNLTVIVICFASELSGCLLPSEQAPSRRIRSCKSLSAEALCNLRRLLESDQ; encoded by the exons ATGGTTGCCGGCCCGGAGGTCATGAATCAGGTCGTTCCCATGTTGGAGTCGTCGTTCCATCGGTGCCCCGTCAAGGGGGTCGAGGAGGTGGTGGTCGTCGGGGCAGCggtgtcgccgccgccgacgacggtgGCGTCGCCCAAGGCCGAATCACTGCTGGACCTCGAGGTGCCCGATCTG GAGTTGAAGACATCACCGCAGACTCTAAATTTTGTCCCCAACATTAGATCTGGTAGCTTTGCTGATATTGGACCCAGGCGGTACATGGAAGATGAACACATCAGAATTGATGACCTTTCTGGCCATCTTGGCTCACTGCTGGTGTGCCCAGCGCCTAATGCCTTCTATGGG GTTTTTGATGGCCATGGGGGTTCAGATGCAGCAGCCTACATGAAAAGGCATGCCATGAGGTTGTTCTTTGAGGATTCAGAATTCCCAAATGCAATAGAAGAAGATGATTTTTTTTCGGAATCTGTCGAGAATGCAATCCGCAAAGGATTCTTGAGTGCAGACCTTGCTCTTGCAGATGATTCAGTCATCAGCAGATCTTCTGGAACAACAGCTCTTACAGCTTTGATCTTTGGAAG GCAGTTATTGGTTGCGAATGCTGGGGATTGCCGAGCAGTACTATGTAGGAAAGGCATTGCTGTGGAGATGTCTTGCGATCACAGGCCAACTTATGATGCAGAGCGCCAAAGGGTGACTGATTGTGGAGGATATATTGAGGATGGCTACCTCAATGGAGTACTATCCGTGACTCGGGCTCTAGGTGATTGGGACATGAAAATGCCTCAAGGCTCACCGTCACCCCTCATTGCCGAGCCAGAGTTTCGGCAGACAATCCTCTCCGAGGATGATGAGTTCCTCATTATAGGCTGCGATGGCATATGGGACGTCATGACTAGCCAGCAAGCGGTGACCCTAGTCCGCAAGGGGCTCCGACGGCATGATGACCCTGATCGGTGCGCGAGGGAGCTCGCCATGGAGGCCAAGAGGCTCCAAACCTTTGACAATCTCACTGTGATTGTCATTTGCTTTGCCTCTGAGCTCAGCGGGTGCTTGCTGCCTTCGGAACAGGCGCCATCCAGGCGGATAAGATCTTGCAAGAGCTTGTCTGCAGAGGCCCTTTGCAACCTGAGGAGATTGCTAGAATCTGATCAGTAG